In Rutidosis leptorrhynchoides isolate AG116_Rl617_1_P2 chromosome 6, CSIRO_AGI_Rlap_v1, whole genome shotgun sequence, the DNA window TGGCCAAAACGTCTGGTTCGATACCACGTCCTTTGTGTCGTCTTCGTATAAACGAGCACCATGTAATTCAAACCGATGTAAAAATGCCAAGGGGTTTGTTTTATGTAATTATATGTGCGAGTCGTCTCCTACACCAGGGTGCTCCACTACTGACTGCATTGTCTTTACTGACAACCCGGTTATAAACAAAGTTGCTGGTCTAGAGTTGGGTGATGATACAATGAAGGTAACTTCGACAAATGGTACTTCTGTTTCCACTCTTTACGAGGTACCAAAGTTCCAGTTCACACGTGCGAATGCTGACATGGTACGAGGCTTACCAGGTGACCATACCAAAGGGTTGGCTGGCCTTGCAAGAAATAACATTTCATTGACTTCCCAGGTTTCATCTTCATTTAAAATAGTTTCTACCTAcaaataaaactacatttacaaagAGTTATTTCGTCACAAACAATACAAAACTAGTCATAAATCACGTTAGTGGCTAGAATATAGGTTGATAACTTCTTGTCACTATAGATCTGGCACAAAACAATATTAGAGACCAAAATACTAAAACCGGTCACTATAGTGACAATTTGTAAGGACACTAATGGTAAGTGACCAACATTTAGTAACGACCTTAAAAATGACAACTAAATAGCATTATTAGTGACGAAATAAGTCGTCGCAAAAAGTGATCATAAATGACTTGTGGTGTAATTACTAATATAGAAAATGTGTCATGAAAAACCAAATAAGTACCGGTAAAGGATGGCTTCGGAATCAGTTGCACGTAAAAAAGTGCCAAGTGCCACTAAGTGCCGTCGATAATGGCTTTTAGTGCCAGTTTTAGATGGTGCCACTTCGGACACAGTGAGACTTTGTGAAACTTTTTGTTGTGCCACTACATAGTTTGTAAACTTTATTGTCACTTTTTTACCTTGGATTCCGACTCTTTTTACGAGTCGACTAGCAGTTCGGAGTCATTGCATCGCGGGTGAACCCTCGTGACTACGAGGGTTTTTTTTTGCTTAGAAGATCCGAATATGTAACCTCCTGCCTTTTTGTCAATTTTTAGTAGTGATGTTGCTAACGAATAAGGTTTTAGTGTATTTTTTTAATGGTTCCGTTGTAGGCCGTTGAGGTGTTAGTGACACTTTATTTTTTGGGTAATGTGACACTTTATTTTTTTGGTAATGTAACTAAAAATGAATTTATGACAAACAAGTTGTGCTATAAAATTTTttggtataatttttttttttaaaaaagcaaGACAAATTCTATTAAGACACGAAGAGTTAAAACGGTCGGGAATGTGTACCCAACTTACACGAATGTAGCAATCGAACCTATAATTTTGGTATAATTTTGTCTTGACAAATTGAAGACAATTTTAATTTGTTCTTGACTTCACAGGTTTCATCTTCATTCAAATTGGCTCCTAAATTTGCTATATGTTTACCATCATCATCTGAAAATGGACTAGGTGATATATTCATTGGTGGTGGGCCATATTATATGCCACCTAGTACTCAAGATCAATCTTTATCACTTGTACGGACACCACTCCTAGTCAATCCAGTCACCATTGCGCGTATCGCAGCTGAAGGAGACACTTCAGATGAGTATTTTATCGGTGTTAAAGACATTGAGATCAACGGTAAACGTGTATCTGTTAATTCAACTTTGTTATCGTTCGATACGCAAGGAATTGGAGGAACCAAGCTTAGTACAATAGCGCGTTATACAGTTTTGCACGCGTCCATTTATAAGCGTTTGGTTAAAGATTATGTTAAAGCAGCTACACTAATGAAAATCAAAAGGGTAACATCTGTTGCGCCGTTTGGGGCTTGTTTTGACTCAAACAGCGTTTCGAAGACATTAACTGGACCCGCGGTACCAGATATCGATCTAGTTTTGCAAGCGAAAATCGCGTTGGTTAAGTTTAAACTTTCGGGTTCAAACTTGATGGTGGAAGCTAAGAAGAATGTGATATGTCTTGCGATTATAGATGGTGGAGCTGAACCGTTAACGTCAATCGTAATAGGTGGGCATCAACTCGAA includes these proteins:
- the LOC139853622 gene encoding probable aspartic proteinase GIP2, with the protein product MVSSQTILTTFSLFFSFVTFSNAALNQNKLPKNTAIHFPIIKNQTSNLYYTTFEFGTPSITVDALVDLGGQNVWFDTTSFVSSSYKRAPCNSNRCKNAKGFVLCNYMCESSPTPGCSTTDCIVFTDNPVINKVAGLELGDDTMKVTSTNGTSVSTLYEVPKFQFTRANADMVRGLPGDHTKGLAGLARNNISLTSQVSSSFKLAPKFAICLPSSSENGLGDIFIGGGPYYMPPSTQDQSLSLVRTPLLVNPVTIARIAAEGDTSDEYFIGVKDIEINGKRVSVNSTLLSFDTQGIGGTKLSTIARYTVLHASIYKRLVKDYVKAATLMKIKRVTSVAPFGACFDSNSVSKTLTGPAVPDIDLVLQAKIALVKFKLSGSNLMVEAKKNVICLAIIDGGAEPLTSIVIGGHQLENRLLEFDLSTSLLGFTPSLLLLNTSCSHYR